The region AATTAGCAATCATCAGAGACCACTATGCACTTTAAGAGTCCTTTAGGGAAATTGTTTCAGCTTGATTCGGTTCTAGTCTTTGGATTTCTCTTTCATGGGTTAGCTAGATTTTACGATGATTCTGAATCGGATTATTTTGGACCTTTTTGGTAAAAAGAACAGAGCTGTTAATTAAACCCTATCTTCTTCTATTGCCTCTGCTTCACTGCTTACCATGTATCCTCACAGGTGGATACACACAggtacacatacatacacacatgcatacatgtacttgtgtgtgtgtatgtatacacagcatatatatatatgtatgtgtatatatatatcaatGAGATCCACTTTACTTCATCACTTTAAAAATAGGTCAGTCATGTTACAATAACAATCATTTGCCCATTCCTCCCAGACTATCCCATCTGTTTACCGATTCCCAACTACACATACaacttctgtaaaaaaaaattcctactCTGATTATTCAGAACAGACCCAGGTTGTAGATTGATGTCTTATTAGTCACCATGAGATTTAATCGACTAGTCTAATATAGAGGTTTATAACAGACCAAGATGTCTGTACCAGATGCTGAAACACAAAGTAGTATTATAACAGAATAATGATAATTGTAACAAAACCACAATATTAGTTTAATGAAGTTAGGCTAAAGTAGCTAGTAACACCTCTGAAGATAAGAatgagctcttttttttttgttttaagtgcCTCTGTACACATTACCTGATTCACATGGCCCTTTATGTTTCATGCTGATGTTTCTTTTTGCAGCATAAGCCTTGTTGAATTGACAGATGTTTTCGTAGGTTTTCCCATCAGGTCCACAGATGCTCTCTTGAGATTTGCACACACACTGGGGTTCAGGGACTTCCCCAAACCTTGCTTCATCAGCATCCAACCTGCACTCGAGGTGATCTCCACACTGCCCATAAAAATGATTGCCCTGGTCCAAGTCGCAGGTCTGACCTTCCACGTTCCCACATTCAGGACAGCAGCCACAGCGATCCAGCACAGTCCCGGCCGGACAGTCCTTGGGCTCAGAGCAGAGTGCCAAATCACATTTTCCACAGCTATCTCCTTCTCTTAGCAGCCTCCACCAGCCTCGGTGGTACAAGGCAGGGAAACTCTGTGAAACCTGTACCAGTGCTACCAGCACTGCTGTAACCATGCAGTGCTTCATCTCAAGAGTgtaacaaaaagcagaaaaaaaaggtctttgGAATAAAGCCAGggagaggacaaaaaagcaaaccaaaaaaaaagagcaagctagtgagagaaaaacatcacaatcctggttttgttttagaaTATAAGCTGTactcaaaacacaaaatttaagaaaaaattagtaTCAGATTCCTAATCTGGAACTgataataaaaatgcataaaactccagcagcttttctctAATGCAGTTTGGAATGTGAGTACTGCTTGCACAGAGACCAAACTGCCCCTTCTGACAGCTGAGTTGAAGctctctgaaaagctttttgCTCTGTGTCTTATTGAGCCAAATTTGCAAAGCCTTGCTCTACTGAAACATTACATTGCAGCTGTTGTAGAAAGGAGAACAGGGTAAAGGagtgtaaaatgaaaaaagtcaCTGCTATGAGTGCCCCTCCCCTCCATCAGGTGAAATAGACCATcataaaaagataaatatgtGTACAAATTAACACCCCAAAGGCCAGTGCTCTAGAGACTAGGGCTTGGTGCAACATCAAATGTGATCCATTCCTGATCACAGCTAGGGGGTCTGAATTAACACTTTATTTACAGGCTCTATACAAGCAAGAGGCAATCCATGACAGCTGGAATTGACTTTAAACTCTCAGGTTTAACGTGAAATAGTCCTGTAACCATTAAAGGACCTATTGTGTCTCCATATATTTTCCTTTCGGTGTTTATGAGTGTCTGTGCTTCGCAACACAAAATAATGTGGTCCATGTTTGGCTCTAAGAACAATGTGAAAAGGTTTAGAACACAGGCAAACATGAGCAAAGTTCTACAGCTTCAGAAGGAGATTCTGCTGAAATATTAGATGGTGTGCTCATTTTTTCAAAgcacttctctgcctcagtgtCTTAAGATGTGCTTATACTGCAGGTTatgaaggaagaggaaaggttacacagatttttttttcatgcattttcttTGCATGTATGGCTGCCAGTTCAGGGATATGGCTTTGCAGGGTGATTTCTCACCTGGTGTTGCACTGTTTTTTCTCCACCTTAGGGTTTAGACATGCTCCCTATTTCCTGAGAGAAATCTCTCTACAActatcactctctacaacttcctgaagggtggttgcatcaggtgggggttggcctctttctccaggcagcaactgatagaatgagaggacacagtctcaagctgtgccaagggaagtacaggttggatattaggaaaaagttttttactgaaaggatgataaagtactggaatggtctgcccggggagatggtggagtcaccatccctggacatgtttaaagaaggactggatgtggcactcggtgccagGGTTTAGTTGAGGCGTTAGGGTTGGGTTGGGCTTGATGATGGGcttgaaggtcttttccta is a window of Hirundo rustica isolate bHirRus1 chromosome 14, bHirRus1.pri.v3, whole genome shotgun sequence DNA encoding:
- the LOC120759394 gene encoding kazal-type serine protease inhibitor domain-containing protein 1-like isoform X2, which produces MKHCMVTAVLVALVQVSQSFPALYHRGWWRLLREGDSCGKCDLALCSEPKDCPAGTVLDRCGCCPECGNVEGQTCDLDQGNHFYGQCGDHLECRLDADEARFGEVPEPQCVCKSQESICGPDGKTYENICQFNKAYAAKRNISMKHKGPCESAPVISMPPQDAQNYTGNDVIFGCEVSAYPMPQLEWKKKGNKMFLPGDDTHLSVQARGGPQKHGVTGWLQIQGLKKSDEGIYICHTKNKHGATYASARLKVIDDPSPAFAFTAGSRSASYSIEYEEYYDNSDEEDDEEYESGNYNNENNTE